A DNA window from Streptomyces parvus contains the following coding sequences:
- a CDS encoding SpoIIE family protein phosphatase translates to MAPIPLQRDTAQRPGTIRAGGAHGPRLASRTSLPGIPLAPSAARRFVRAALAEWTGLGVPAAVGFSDRLADDAVTVTNELVTNAVVHAGTTVDLVLRLEEDGGDEPSAALVLEVTDHHPARPVSGDEPEPGPEPDAAVAGELPDPAEYGRGLQLVATLADSWGITYRTGLKTVWARLPVDDWSAPLAPPDGEALRRGLRAAEILAPAARRTERDDAVWDSRGAPAFLAEASDLLAGQLDEDLVAAIAGQLLVPRLADWCAIWLETEGGGPAAEPRPARVWHSDETGAEPLRTALERAPLTLPAGAGSGPVPVPWPEHPGHPADQPGGAEDAAPPHPGGRDGAALAFRITAGGRMLGTVLVGREGVARVPEAVSSLIEDFVRRLGLAVGAARAYTRQATISRILQRGLLPSKVADIPGVTSSLVYEPSDDGVVGGDFYDIFPCPGDRWCFVLGDVQGSGPEAAVVTGLARPWLRLLSREGFGVGKVLDRLNRLLLDDAMEAAEAAALMVAAAGGRQLHDGTQSRFLSLLYGEVVPLPDGGVRCTVASAGHPLPLLLRPDGTVRPAAEPQVLLGVVEDVAYESQVFDLAPGDTLLCVTDGVTERRSGPLMFDDGDGLARVLAGCAGLPAEATAEKIRRAVHEFAEQPPDDDVALLVLHAD, encoded by the coding sequence GTGGCGCCCATTCCCCTGCAGCGGGACACCGCGCAGCGTCCCGGCACCATCCGTGCCGGGGGCGCGCACGGCCCGCGCCTGGCCAGCCGCACCAGCCTGCCCGGGATACCGCTCGCCCCGTCCGCCGCCCGGCGGTTCGTCCGGGCCGCGCTCGCGGAGTGGACCGGGCTCGGGGTGCCCGCCGCCGTGGGCTTCAGCGACCGGCTGGCCGACGATGCCGTGACCGTCACCAACGAGCTGGTCACCAACGCCGTCGTGCACGCCGGCACCACCGTCGACCTGGTCCTCAGGCTGGAGGAGGACGGCGGTGACGAGCCGTCCGCCGCCCTCGTCCTGGAGGTCACCGACCACCACCCGGCCCGCCCGGTCAGCGGCGACGAGCCGGAGCCCGGGCCGGAACCGGACGCGGCGGTCGCCGGGGAGCTGCCGGACCCCGCCGAGTACGGCCGGGGCCTCCAGCTCGTCGCCACCCTCGCCGACTCCTGGGGCATCACCTACCGCACCGGCCTCAAGACCGTCTGGGCCCGCCTGCCCGTCGACGACTGGAGCGCCCCGCTCGCCCCGCCCGACGGGGAGGCACTCCGGCGCGGCCTGCGCGCCGCCGAGATCCTCGCCCCCGCCGCCCGGCGCACCGAACGCGACGACGCGGTCTGGGACAGCCGCGGCGCCCCGGCCTTCCTCGCCGAGGCCTCCGACCTCCTCGCCGGGCAGCTCGACGAGGACCTCGTGGCCGCCATAGCGGGCCAGCTGCTGGTGCCCCGGCTCGCGGACTGGTGCGCGATCTGGCTGGAGACCGAGGGCGGGGGACCGGCCGCCGAACCCCGGCCGGCCCGGGTCTGGCACAGCGACGAGACCGGCGCCGAGCCCCTGCGCACCGCTCTGGAGCGGGCCCCGCTCACCCTTCCCGCCGGGGCGGGCTCCGGCCCCGTCCCCGTGCCCTGGCCCGAGCACCCCGGCCACCCCGCCGATCAACCCGGTGGGGCCGAGGACGCCGCGCCGCCGCACCCCGGCGGCCGGGACGGGGCCGCGCTCGCGTTCCGCATCACCGCCGGGGGCCGGATGCTCGGCACCGTCCTCGTCGGGCGGGAGGGCGTCGCCCGGGTACCCGAGGCCGTCTCCTCGCTGATCGAGGACTTCGTCCGCCGCCTCGGCCTCGCCGTCGGCGCGGCCCGCGCCTACACCCGGCAGGCCACCATCAGCCGGATCCTCCAGCGCGGCCTGCTCCCCAGCAAGGTCGCGGACATCCCCGGCGTGACCAGCTCCCTCGTCTACGAACCGAGCGACGACGGGGTGGTCGGCGGTGACTTCTACGACATCTTCCCGTGCCCCGGCGACCGCTGGTGCTTCGTCCTCGGCGACGTCCAGGGCTCGGGCCCGGAGGCGGCCGTCGTCACCGGTCTCGCCCGCCCCTGGCTCCGTCTGCTCTCCCGGGAGGGCTTCGGCGTCGGCAAGGTCCTGGACCGGCTGAACCGGCTCCTCCTCGACGACGCCATGGAGGCCGCCGAGGCCGCCGCCCTGATGGTCGCCGCAGCCGGGGGCCGGCAGCTCCACGACGGCACCCAGTCGCGGTTCCTCTCCCTGCTGTACGGGGAGGTCGTGCCGCTCCCCGACGGCGGGGTCCGCTGCACGGTGGCCAGCGCCGGACACCCGTTGCCGCTGCTGCTGCGCCCCGACGGCACCGTACGCCCGGCCGCCGAGCCCCAGGTGCTGCTCGGGGTCGTCGAGGACGTGGCGTACGAGAGCCAGGTCTTCGACCTCGCGCCCGGGGACACCCTGCTCTGCGTCACCGACGGGGTGACCGAGCGGCGGTCGGGCCCGCTGATGTTCGACGACGGGGACGGGCTGGCCCGGGTGCTGGCCGGGTGCGCCGGGCTGCCCGCCGAGGCGACCGCTGAGAAGATCCGGCGCGCGGTCCACGAGTTCGCCGAGCAGCCCCCGGACGACGACGTGGCCCTGCTGGTCCTGCACGCGGACTGA
- a CDS encoding DedA family protein, protein MDEIALAAGALYVIVLLRAGGTFAVGWLAGAGARRSRFAARTSSAKFRRAERAIQRWGAPVVAVSFLTVGFQTAANFLAGSMRMPLSRYLPALFAGGAAWALIYATAGFGVLKGLGRLFAEHTAYGVSAVVVLLLAVGGAVVHRRRRPAAVPSSGDAASDMS, encoded by the coding sequence GTGGATGAGATCGCGCTCGCGGCCGGAGCCCTGTACGTCATCGTCCTGCTGCGCGCAGGCGGGACGTTCGCCGTCGGGTGGCTCGCCGGAGCCGGTGCCCGGCGCAGCAGGTTCGCGGCGCGGACCTCCTCGGCGAAGTTCCGGCGTGCCGAGCGGGCGATCCAGCGCTGGGGCGCGCCGGTGGTGGCCGTCTCCTTCCTGACGGTCGGGTTCCAGACCGCCGCCAACTTCCTCGCGGGCAGCATGCGGATGCCCCTGTCGCGCTACCTCCCGGCCCTGTTCGCGGGCGGGGCCGCCTGGGCGCTGATCTACGCGACCGCCGGCTTCGGTGTCCTCAAGGGGCTGGGGCGGCTCTTCGCCGAGCACACGGCCTACGGGGTGTCCGCCGTGGTCGTCCTCCTGCTCGCGGTGGGCGGCGCGGTGGTCCACCGCAGGCGACGCCCGGCGGCCGTCCCGTCCTCCGGTGACGCCGCTTCCGACATGTCGTAA
- a CDS encoding MFS transporter — MTVDIETRPLPAARHARAAVAVLFFTNGALFANLLPRYPQIKEDLAIGNGAYGLAVAAFPAGAITAGLAAGVLVRRMGSARVAVLGTLLMAAGILVAGLAPSVALFATALFLAGAMDALTDVAQNAHGLRVQRLYGRSILNSFHAIWSIGAVTGGLMAAGAMSLGLSLGVHLAVSGAVLVAAAVAALRFCLPGPDSEPEETGPERRGTEGARGTSRVGPVLAALVLLATAGTLVEDAGNSWAALYLSDALHASAALAAWGFIALVGAQFIGRIIGDRLVDRFGRRAVARAGGLITAVGMGLALAVPTLPGTVLGFALAGFGVATLVPAAMHEADALPGLKSGSGLTIVSWLMRLGFLLSPPVVGQVADAAGLRTGLLVIPAAGVLVVLLAGVLRARRG; from the coding sequence ATGACCGTCGACATCGAGACACGGCCCCTCCCCGCCGCACGCCACGCGCGGGCCGCCGTAGCCGTCCTGTTCTTCACGAACGGGGCGCTGTTCGCCAACCTGCTGCCGAGGTATCCGCAGATCAAGGAGGATCTGGCGATCGGCAACGGCGCCTACGGTCTCGCGGTCGCCGCGTTTCCCGCAGGGGCCATCACGGCCGGCCTCGCGGCGGGGGTGCTCGTGCGCCGCATGGGCTCGGCGCGGGTCGCGGTGCTCGGGACCCTGCTGATGGCCGCGGGGATCCTGGTCGCCGGTCTGGCCCCGTCGGTCGCCCTGTTCGCGACCGCCCTGTTCCTGGCCGGAGCCATGGACGCGCTCACGGACGTCGCCCAGAACGCGCACGGCCTTCGGGTGCAGCGGCTCTACGGGCGGTCCATCCTCAATTCCTTCCACGCCATCTGGTCCATCGGCGCCGTCACCGGAGGGCTGATGGCCGCGGGGGCGATGTCGCTGGGCCTGTCGCTCGGCGTCCATCTCGCGGTCTCGGGCGCCGTCCTCGTCGCCGCCGCCGTGGCCGCACTGCGCTTCTGTCTCCCCGGACCGGACAGCGAACCCGAGGAGACCGGCCCGGAGCGGCGCGGTACGGAAGGGGCGCGCGGCACCTCGCGCGTCGGGCCGGTGCTGGCGGCGCTCGTCCTGCTCGCCACGGCGGGGACGCTCGTGGAGGACGCGGGGAACTCCTGGGCCGCCCTCTACCTGAGCGACGCCCTGCACGCCTCCGCGGCTCTCGCCGCCTGGGGCTTCATCGCCCTGGTGGGAGCCCAGTTCATCGGGCGCATCATCGGGGACCGCCTCGTCGACCGCTTCGGCCGGCGTGCCGTGGCCCGGGCCGGCGGTCTGATCACCGCGGTCGGCATGGGGCTGGCCCTGGCGGTGCCGACGCTGCCCGGCACCGTCCTGGGCTTCGCCCTGGCCGGATTCGGGGTGGCGACCCTGGTGCCCGCCGCGATGCACGAGGCCGACGCGCTGCCCGGCCTCAAGTCAGGCTCGGGCCTGACGATCGTCTCCTGGCTCATGCGCCTGGGCTTCCTGCTGTCGCCGCCGGTCGTCGGCCAGGTCGCCGACGCGGCCGGCCTGCGCACCGGCCTGCTGGTGATCCCTGCCGCCGGAGTGCTGGTGGTGCTGCTCGCCGGAGTCCTGCGAGCCCGCCGCGGCTGA
- a CDS encoding long-chain fatty acid--CoA ligase: MSDTQTLIDNRPPSVASLFIDRVAATPDGEAYRYPVPSASGEGPDDWKSLSWGQASERVYAIAAGLIALGVQPEERVALSSATRVEWILIDLGVMCAGAATTTIYPSTNAEESAFILADSESRVLVAEDAEQLAKARECRAELPDLAHVVVIDPAGVEPAEGDPEGWIITLAELEARGNELLAKTPDAVTERVAAITADQLATLIYTSGTTGRPKGVRLPHDNWSYMAKATVSTGLINADDVQYLWLPLAHVFGKVLTSGQIEVGHVTAVDGRIDKIIENLPVVQPTYMAAVPRIFEKVYNGVASKARAGGGAKYKIFQWAAGVAREYAKVSQDNFRRTGKASVPFALGAKHKVADALVFSKIREAFGGRLRACVSGSAALAPDIGYFFAGAGVHILEGYGLTESSAASFVNPGEAYRTGTVGKPLPGTEVRIADDGEILLRGPGIMQGYHKLPDKTEEVLESDGWFHTGDIGELSADGYLRITDRKKDLIKTSGGKYVAPAEVEGQFKAVCPFVSNILVHGADRNFCTALIALDGPTVLGWAAENGLEGKSYAEVVAAPQTVELIDGYVKRLNEGLQRWQTIKKFRLLPRDLDVEHGELTPSLKLKRPVVEREYQGLIDEMYAGSREA, encoded by the coding sequence GTGAGCGACACACAGACCTTGATCGATAACCGGCCGCCCTCCGTGGCGTCCCTCTTCATCGACCGCGTGGCGGCGACCCCGGACGGGGAGGCGTACCGCTATCCGGTGCCGTCGGCCTCGGGCGAGGGCCCCGACGACTGGAAGTCGCTGAGCTGGGGCCAGGCCTCGGAGCGGGTCTACGCGATCGCGGCCGGGCTGATCGCGCTCGGCGTGCAGCCGGAGGAGCGGGTCGCCCTCTCCTCGGCCACCCGGGTGGAGTGGATCCTCATCGACCTCGGGGTGATGTGCGCGGGCGCCGCGACCACGACGATCTACCCCTCCACGAACGCCGAGGAGTCCGCGTTCATCCTGGCGGACTCCGAGAGCCGCGTCCTCGTCGCGGAGGACGCCGAACAGCTGGCCAAGGCCCGCGAGTGCCGCGCCGAGCTGCCCGACCTGGCCCATGTCGTCGTCATCGACCCGGCCGGCGTCGAACCCGCCGAGGGCGACCCCGAGGGCTGGATCATCACCCTCGCGGAGCTGGAGGCCCGGGGCAACGAGCTGCTCGCCAAGACCCCGGACGCGGTCACCGAGCGGGTCGCCGCCATCACCGCCGACCAGCTCGCCACGCTCATCTACACCTCCGGCACCACCGGCCGGCCCAAGGGCGTACGGCTGCCGCACGACAACTGGTCGTACATGGCCAAGGCCACCGTCTCGACCGGCCTCATCAACGCCGACGACGTGCAGTACCTCTGGCTGCCGCTCGCCCACGTCTTCGGCAAGGTCCTCACCTCGGGCCAGATCGAGGTCGGCCACGTCACCGCGGTCGACGGCCGCATCGACAAGATCATCGAGAATCTGCCGGTCGTCCAGCCGACCTACATGGCCGCCGTCCCCCGGATCTTCGAGAAGGTCTACAACGGGGTCGCGTCCAAGGCGCGTGCGGGCGGCGGCGCGAAGTACAAGATCTTCCAGTGGGCGGCGGGGGTGGCACGCGAGTACGCCAAGGTCTCCCAGGACAACTTCCGGCGCACCGGCAAGGCGTCCGTCCCCTTCGCGCTCGGCGCCAAGCACAAGGTCGCCGACGCGCTCGTCTTCTCCAAGATCCGTGAGGCCTTCGGCGGCCGGCTGCGCGCCTGTGTCTCCGGCTCCGCCGCCCTCGCCCCGGACATCGGCTACTTCTTCGCGGGCGCCGGGGTCCACATCCTGGAGGGCTACGGCCTCACCGAGAGCAGCGCCGCCTCCTTCGTCAACCCGGGCGAGGCCTACCGCACCGGCACCGTCGGCAAGCCGCTCCCCGGCACCGAGGTGCGCATCGCGGACGACGGCGAGATCCTGCTGCGCGGCCCCGGCATCATGCAGGGCTACCACAAGCTGCCCGACAAGACCGAGGAGGTCCTGGAGTCGGACGGCTGGTTCCACACCGGGGACATCGGCGAGCTGTCGGCCGACGGCTACCTCCGCATCACCGACCGCAAGAAGGACCTGATCAAGACGTCGGGCGGCAAGTACGTCGCCCCGGCGGAGGTCGAGGGCCAGTTCAAGGCGGTCTGCCCGTTCGTCTCCAACATCCTGGTGCACGGTGCGGACCGTAACTTCTGCACCGCGCTCATCGCGCTCGACGGCCCCACCGTCCTCGGCTGGGCCGCCGAGAACGGCCTGGAGGGCAAGTCGTACGCGGAGGTCGTCGCGGCCCCGCAGACCGTCGAGCTGATCGACGGGTACGTCAAGCGCCTCAACGAGGGCCTCCAGCGCTGGCAGACCATCAAGAAGTTCCGGCTGCTGCCGCGCGACCTGGATGTCGAGCACGGCGAGCTGACCCCCAGCCTCAAGCTGAAGCGGCCGGTCGTCGAGCGCGAGTACCAGGGGCTCATCGACGAGATGTACGCAGGCTCGCGCGAGGCTTAG
- the lepA gene encoding translation elongation factor 4 translates to MPATPSNVPEPSRTDPALIRNFCIIAHIDHGKSTLADRMLQLTGVVDQRQMRAQYLDRMDIERERGITIKSQAVRLPWAPTEGEDKGLTHVLNMIDTPGHVDFTYEVSRSLAACEGTVLLVDAAQGIEAQTLANLYLAMENDLTIVPVLNKIDLPAAQPEKFSEELANLIGCQPEDVLKVSAKTGVGVDALLDRVVRDVPAPVGVADAPARAMIFDSVYDSYRGVVTYVRVVDGQLNKRERIRMMSTNATHELLEIGVSSPEMTPADGIGVGEVGYIITGVKDVRQSKVGDTITSLSNGATEPLGGYKDPKPMVFSGLYPLDGSDYPDLREALDKLQLNDAALVYEPETSAALGFGFRVGFLGLLHLDVVRERLEREFGLDLIATAPNVVYRVEMEDGTEHIVTNPSEFPEGKIDKVHEPVVRATVLAPSEFIGAIMELCQGRRGTMLGMDYLSEDRVEIRYTLPLAEIVFDFFDQLKSKTRGYASLDYEPTGEQAANLVKVDILLHGDKVDAFSAVTHKDQAYAYGVRLVAKLQKLIPRQNFEVPIQAAIGARVIARETVRAIRKDVLAKCYGGDISRKRKLLEKQKEGKKRMKMVGNVEVPQDAFISVLSTDESAGESKGKK, encoded by the coding sequence GTGCCCGCGACTCCTTCCAACGTGCCCGAGCCGAGCCGTACCGACCCGGCGCTGATCCGCAATTTCTGCATCATCGCGCACATCGACCACGGCAAGTCGACCCTTGCCGACCGGATGCTCCAGCTGACCGGTGTGGTCGATCAGCGGCAGATGCGTGCTCAGTACCTCGACCGGATGGACATCGAGCGCGAGCGCGGCATCACCATCAAGTCCCAGGCGGTCCGGCTGCCCTGGGCGCCCACCGAGGGTGAGGACAAGGGGCTGACCCATGTCCTCAACATGATCGACACCCCGGGGCACGTGGACTTCACCTACGAGGTCTCCCGCTCGCTCGCCGCCTGCGAGGGCACGGTCCTGCTGGTCGACGCCGCGCAGGGCATCGAGGCCCAGACGCTGGCCAACCTCTACCTCGCGATGGAGAACGACCTCACCATCGTCCCGGTGCTCAACAAGATCGACCTCCCCGCCGCGCAGCCGGAGAAGTTCTCCGAGGAGCTGGCCAACCTCATCGGCTGCCAGCCCGAGGACGTGCTCAAGGTCTCCGCCAAGACCGGCGTCGGCGTGGACGCGCTGCTCGACCGGGTCGTACGGGACGTGCCGGCCCCGGTCGGCGTCGCGGACGCCCCCGCCCGCGCGATGATCTTCGACTCGGTCTACGACTCGTACCGCGGGGTCGTCACCTACGTCCGTGTCGTGGACGGCCAGCTCAACAAGCGCGAGCGCATCCGGATGATGTCGACCAACGCCACCCACGAGCTGCTGGAGATCGGGGTGTCCTCCCCGGAGATGACCCCGGCCGACGGCATCGGCGTGGGCGAGGTCGGCTACATCATCACCGGTGTGAAGGACGTCCGGCAGTCCAAGGTCGGCGACACGATCACCTCCCTGAGCAACGGGGCGACCGAGCCGCTGGGTGGTTACAAGGACCCGAAGCCGATGGTGTTCTCGGGGCTCTACCCGCTGGACGGCTCCGACTACCCGGACCTGCGCGAGGCACTGGACAAGCTCCAGCTCAACGACGCCGCCCTGGTCTACGAGCCGGAGACCTCCGCCGCGCTCGGCTTCGGCTTCCGCGTCGGCTTCCTCGGCCTGCTCCACCTGGACGTGGTCCGCGAGCGGCTGGAGCGCGAGTTCGGGCTCGACCTGATCGCCACCGCCCCCAACGTGGTCTACCGGGTCGAGATGGAGGACGGAACCGAGCACATCGTCACCAACCCGAGTGAGTTCCCCGAGGGCAAGATCGACAAGGTGCACGAGCCGGTCGTCCGCGCCACGGTGCTGGCCCCGAGCGAGTTCATCGGCGCGATCATGGAGCTGTGCCAGGGCCGGCGCGGCACCATGCTCGGCATGGACTACCTCTCCGAGGACCGGGTCGAGATCCGCTACACCCTGCCGCTCGCGGAGATCGTCTTCGACTTCTTCGACCAGCTGAAGTCCAAGACACGCGGGTACGCCTCCCTCGACTACGAGCCCACCGGCGAGCAGGCGGCCAACCTCGTCAAGGTCGACATCCTGCTGCACGGCGACAAGGTGGACGCGTTCTCCGCGGTCACGCACAAGGACCAGGCGTACGCGTACGGCGTCCGGCTCGTCGCCAAGCTGCAGAAGCTCATCCCCCGGCAGAACTTCGAGGTGCCGATCCAGGCGGCCATCGGCGCCCGGGTCATCGCCCGTGAGACCGTCCGCGCCATCCGCAAGGACGTCCTCGCCAAGTGCTACGGCGGTGACATCTCCCGTAAGCGGAAGCTGCTGGAGAAGCAGAAGGAGGGCAAGAAGCGGATGAAGATGGTCGGCAACGTGGAGGTGCCGCAGGACGCCTTCATCTCCGTCCTGTCGACCGACGAGTCCGCGGGGGAGAGCAAGGGCAAGAAGTAG
- the rpsT gene encoding 30S ribosomal protein S20, whose translation MANIKSQIKRNKTNEKARLRNKAVKSSLKTAIRKAREAAAAGDVEKATTAARDASRQLDKAVSKGVIHKNAAANKKSALASKVAALSA comes from the coding sequence GTGGCGAACATCAAGTCCCAGATCAAGCGGAACAAGACCAACGAGAAGGCGCGCCTGCGCAACAAGGCCGTCAAGTCGTCGCTCAAGACCGCGATCCGCAAGGCCCGCGAGGCCGCCGCTGCCGGTGACGTCGAGAAGGCCACCACGGCCGCCCGCGACGCCTCCCGCCAGCTCGACAAGGCTGTCTCGAAGGGTGTCATCCACAAGAACGCCGCCGCCAACAAGAAGTCGGCGCTGGCGTCCAAGGTTGCCGCCCTGTCGGCCTGA